GAAAACCGTCATCGACCATGTTCACAAAGATTTTCGAGCGGATGTTGTCCGCCAGTATTACGAAATGGTTGCCCGGACCCGGGCGCTGTTCGAAGACGCCGAGCAGCAGCTTCATATAAGGGACAAACCCGCCTGATTGTCCATTTATACAACGCAGCGATTGGGTACCGATGCGTCTAATCAGTGTTGTACTTCCATTGAGGGACGATTTTGTCGATGGTGACATCCCCGTAAACCACAGCTTTGCCGCCGTTCTCCACGGCAAAGGCTTTGGCATTTTCGAGCAGTGCGAATGGAAAGGCCTCGTGCCCCATGGGGCCGAAGACCCTGGACGAGCCGATAACATAAAAGGCGGTAAGGCCGCTGATCCACATCCCTGAAGTTCGATCAACCACCCAGACGAGAAGCGGCGTTATCGGGGCATCAATATAAGCGGTTTGTCTTCCCAGAAAGGCAAACAGGCACTGGGTGGAACAAAAGTGCAGGGTCTTTCCGTCTTTTGTTTGAATCTGGCATTTTCCGTAAGAGTAGTGGGCCGGGACCATTTTGCAGACCACACAACTGTCTTCCTGTTTTGGCTCGACGATTTTGCCTTCCTCGATCCGGCGTTTGTTGATCATCTGGTTTTCCTGGGCCACACTCACTTTTGCGGTGAGCAGCGCCCTGGAATAATCGACCACCGTGCCCCCGCAGGTTTTCGCAAAGGCATCGGCTTCGTGCCTGGCGGCAAAGACGATTTTGGAAACCGGGCTCATGGTTCCGGCTGCGGCCGATCCCATGACGATAAACGCCTTTTCGGACGGGATGGACTTCTCCGGCTGGTGATAGAGTGTGAGCATGACCCGCTGCGGGTCCTGTCCGGATTTGAGGGCCCAGTCGGCCAGGCAATGAAAGGAGCAGGCCTGGGACACCCCCATGACGGGAGAAAACGTGATCCATGTTCGGGCCCACATGGGACGGCTCATGCCGCAAACCGGGCATTGACCCGGGTACCGGCTGTCCGGCGGCATGATGGGATGCTGCACCTTGCAATCATCGGCGTTGGCGATGGCGGGGAGCAGCGACGGCGAAACCGTCGAGAAGGCCAGAAACTTCAGGAAACTGCGGCGAGGAATGGATTTCATAAGTCACTCCTTTCCGATTAGGCATAGCACTGACCAGGATTCAATGCAATTGATCGCGTAAAAACGAGAACAGGCGCCGGTTCATTCCCGGACGATGGCCTTGATGCGTTCATAAATATCGGTGGGGCTGGTCTGGCTGCGGCTGGCGATTTCCTTCAGCGTCAGTTCTCCTGAGGTCTCGATCCCCCTGCCTGCCAGTCCCTGAATCACTTTGGCCAGGTCCAGGCCATGGCGGGTGCAAAATTGATCGAGGGTCAGGTTGCCGGTACCCGGCTGGGGATCTTCGGGAAGCAGGCTCGCACTCTTTCCGGGAGAGGGGAGAACAATGGCCGCCGTTTTAAAGATTTCGTAAATCTGCTGGGGGGATCGATTGTATTGATCGGCGATCGCCTGCAGGCTCATGTCTGCATTGGCCGCCGGGTATCCGGCCGCTTCCAGCATCTGCATGCTTTTATCGAGGTCCAGGTTCATCTTTTTGGCGAAAATCTGCAAAGAGGACAGTTCGGCGTGGCCGTAAGGCGGCTCCCCGTATTTTGCCGTTCCGTTGTCCTTGACCTGGCCATTCAGGTCGATCACCCAACTGAACGGAGGCATCGAAAAATAAGTGCCCACGATGCAGGCAATCGTAATCAGGGCCGCAACGTTGAATTCAGGCGTGAATACCGTCAACTGCTTGGCCTTGTTTTTCAGGTATGCGACCAGCGGTTTCCAGTTGTAGTAGATGTGGAGAAGCAGGGATATAAGAAAAAGAAAACCCAGGTTGATATGGATGTCGCCCCAGTCCGTCTTGGTCAGCCCCCACAGCTTCCAGTTTGCCCAATAGGCCACCCGGCCATGGGGGACGATAAACAAAATGATGCTGGTAAGGAGCATCAAGACAAACGACAGCGCTGCGGTCAATGAAGTTGCTTTTCGAATGTTCATGCTTTTTCCTTTTCCTCCAAACCGGAAGGTGTTCCGATTCCGTCTGCGTTCCATCAAAGCGATTCGCCGGGTCGGGATGGCGTCCGGCATCATAATAATGCGGTCTTTCCGGCATGTCCATATCGACCCGGATTATAGAACGAACGCAGCTGAAAACGTTACATCTCCGTGATGTGCAGATATAGACCCATAGATCTATATCTTGACACCCCGTCCGGATGGGGATATATTCCGGAATATATATTATCGGTTTTTGCCGAAAGGAGAACCAATGGATACTGCAAAATTATTTGTCAACGGAAAGAGCCAGGCGGTACGCCTGCCCAAAGCATACCGGTTTGAAGGGAATGAGGTGTTCGTAAAAAAAGTTCCTGAGGGCGTGCTGCTTTTGCCTAAAGATTCAACAGTATGGGATGCCTGGGAAAGAAATTTGTTCAAATATGACTCGCCTTTCATGCAAGAGCGAAATCAGCCCAATCAACAACAAAAACGGGAAGGTTTAGATGAGATATTTGATTGATACAAATATTTGCATATATATTATGAACAACCATCCCCCGGAAATCATACAGAAATGCCGTGAAATAGGTGTCGGGAATATTGGTATTTCATCTATAACCACCTCCGAACTGCAGTATGGAGCGAACAAAAGCAAACAGGTAAAAAAGAATTTAAAGCGGCTGGAGGAGTTTCTCAATCCTTTTGCAATAATTCCTTATGACGAAATGGCATTTTTGGCTTATGGTGTAATTCGCGCAGATCTAGAAATGAAAGGCAACATAATTGGCCCTCTCGATATGCTTATTGCAGCCCATGCATTGAGTCAAAATTTAATTTTGGTAACAAATAACTTTAAAGAATTCAAAAGAGTTAAGGCGTTAAAGGTTGAGAACTGGGTAGACCGACAATAATAAAAATACCTCACCCAAGACCTTTTAGCGGACTCGCTGCCGCTTGCCGGTGAACCGAACATCACCAATCAAAGGAAAGGGTATCTCCGGCACACAACTTTTCGATGCCGAACGCGTTGTGAAATTCGGCCAGGGCGGGTAGGGCGGTACAATGCATGGGATACAAATGGTCCACGGTGTTCTCTTTGAAATAGTCGATGGTTTTTCGCAGCTGGGTTGAATCCCCCAGCAGGTGAAATCCCCCGAGAACCGCATGGACATGGTGTTGACCGGTGACGTGTCGGGCATGTTCGACGATATTGCAGATGCCGGCATGGGAGCATCCGGTAACGATCACCAGACCCTTTCCGGTTTCGATGGCAAGGGCGCTGTCATCCATGAGAAAATCCTCGTGTCGCTGCTCCCCTTCCATATGGAAAAATGGGGTTTGCCGCGCTTCGAAGTCATTCAACCTGGGGATCTCCCCCAGGAAATAAGTATTGTCGTCAATCCGGTAGGGTTCTTTCGACAGAATCAGGTTGAAGCGCCGGTCAAGCTCCTGCCGGGTGAAGGCCATTCCGTTATACGCACCGCTGGCTTTTCGCCGATCCACAAAGATCCCGGGATGGGCCAGAAGACTCTTTTTCTCTCGCGTCGCCAATGCCCCAAGCCCATCGGTGTGGTCCCAGTGGCCGTGGCTCAGCACGATCCAATCCGCCGTACCCGGATCGATATCCAGCAGGGAGGCGTTGTGCATGAACACATCCGAGGCGCCGGTATCGAACAGAATCCGTTTTTCCGCTTCGATGAAAACGGAGAATCCATGCTGGCCCAGAAATTTTTTGTCCAGGAATCCCATTTTCGCCTGGTCTTCGCACAAAATGGAAATGGTGATATCTTGTGTCATGATTCCTCCTTATGGAATTGTTTGCCCGATTATACCGCATGCTGCCTGCGTTTTTCCAGGCGATGGCTTAAGAGGGTGCCTGCCGAGCAGACGATCAGGTAGACCAGACCGGCAAAAAGGTAAAGCTCCACCGAGCGCGCCTCGCGTGCATCCACCAGGTTGACGCGCCGCAAAAAATCCCTCAGCCCGATGACATAGGCCAGGGAGGTGTCCTGGAAGATGATCACCGCCTGGGTCACCAGGGACGGCACCATGTTTCTCAGTGCCTGGGGCAGGATCACGTAGCGGGCGCTCTGCCAGGTCGTCAGCCCGCTGGAGAGCGCCGCCTGGGCCTGGCCATCCGGGATGGATTGAATCCCGGCCCGGACGATTTCCGCAAAGTACGAGGCCTCGTAAACGATAAAGGAAACGGCTGCGGCCCAGAAGGCATTCAGTTTGTTGCCCGTAAGCACGGGAAACAGAAAATAGATCCAGAAAATAACCAGGATCAGGGGAAGCCCGCGCATGAAATGGACGTACAGCGAGGCCGGATAGTAGAACCAGGCAACCCGCGAAAGACGCCCTGCGGCCAGCAGCAGGCCTAGCAGCAGACCGCCGCAAAGGGCGATCAGGGCCAGCTGGACCGTCACCACAAGGCCTGCGGCCATGAAGGCCGCGTTGTCGATAATGACCGCCAGATCCATTGCCTATTGCTCCCTGACGATCATGCCGGGGATGGCGGTCTGCTTTTCGACCAGCGCCATGAAAAATGCCACGCAGATGGCGATGGCGAGATAAACCAGGCTGGCCCCTGTGGTGGTCTCCAGGCCGTGCCAGGTAAAGGAGTCGATGTAGTAGGCGGTGTGGGTGATTTCCATCACGCCGATGGTCATGGTCAGGGCCGAATTTTTAAAGCAGGTCAGAAATTCGGTGGTAAAGGGTGGCAGGATGATCCGGCATGCATAGGGCAGGATCACATAGCGGTAGGTCTGATAGGTGTTCAGGCCCGTGGAGTAGGCGGCCTGGTACTGGTCCCGCGGGATGGCCGCGAGGCCGGAACGGAACTGCTCGGCGACCCGGGACGCCGTGTAGATGCCCAGGGCCGCCGTGCCCGCCCAGAAGGAATAATCGGGTACGTTGTCGTAAAGCCACGTTTGGGCGGGTCCCGGCAGCAGCAGCGGAGCGGCGTAATACCAGAAGAAAAGCTGCACCAGCAGCGGGGTGTTGCGAAAGAGCTGGACGTAGGCGAAGCCGACAAATCGCAGCCATGGCGACCGGGAAACCCGGAGAAGGGCTACCAGCAGCCCCATGGCCACGGCAATGACCCAGGCCATGGCGGACAGTTTCAGGGTGGTAAGGGTCCCGTCCAGAAACATCCGGCCGTATGGCGCGCGCCAGAGAACCGTCCAGTCAAACGTATATTCCAATAAACCCAAAGGGACCCCACCAAAAAACCGGAATTTCCATTTGTTCGAGTGCAGTTTTTCGTGGGAGCGGCTTCCGGTCGCGATGATTAATGACCATATCGCGGTTGGAAGCCGTTCCCACAAATCCACAGCCTTCTTTCGGGTGTATGGCTACGGGTGGATTTTAAAAGCCTTTTACGAAACCGTCAAAGATGATGGGTTCGCAAAAAGTCCCAGACTCGTCATGCCGGACTTGATCCGGCATCCAGAAAGGATTGAAATGAATGGATAGCGCTAAAGCTTCACTACGTGCGCCGGCCTTCGCCGGAATGACGAAAAAATGAAATTGGTTACTTTTTA
This window of the uncultured Desulfosarcina sp. genome carries:
- a CDS encoding nitrous oxide reductase accessory protein NosL; the protein is MKSIPRRSFLKFLAFSTVSPSLLPAIANADDCKVQHPIMPPDSRYPGQCPVCGMSRPMWARTWITFSPVMGVSQACSFHCLADWALKSGQDPQRVMLTLYHQPEKSIPSEKAFIVMGSAAAGTMSPVSKIVFAARHEADAFAKTCGGTVVDYSRALLTAKVSVAQENQMINKRRIEEGKIVEPKQEDSCVVCKMVPAHYSYGKCQIQTKDGKTLHFCSTQCLFAFLGRQTAYIDAPITPLLVWVVDRTSGMWISGLTAFYVIGSSRVFGPMGHEAFPFALLENAKAFAVENGGKAVVYGDVTIDKIVPQWKYNTD
- a CDS encoding DUF4405 domain-containing protein, which gives rise to MNIRKATSLTAALSFVLMLLTSIILFIVPHGRVAYWANWKLWGLTKTDWGDIHINLGFLFLISLLLHIYYNWKPLVAYLKNKAKQLTVFTPEFNVAALITIACIVGTYFSMPPFSWVIDLNGQVKDNGTAKYGEPPYGHAELSSLQIFAKKMNLDLDKSMQMLEAAGYPAANADMSLQAIADQYNRSPQQIYEIFKTAAIVLPSPGKSASLLPEDPQPGTGNLTLDQFCTRHGLDLAKVIQGLAGRGIETSGELTLKEIASRSQTSPTDIYERIKAIVRE
- the vapB gene encoding type II toxin-antitoxin system VapB family antitoxin yields the protein MDTAKLFVNGKSQAVRLPKAYRFEGNEVFVKKVPEGVLLLPKDSTVWDAWERNLFKYDSPFMQERNQPNQQQKREGLDEIFD
- a CDS encoding type II toxin-antitoxin system VapC family toxin; its protein translation is MRYLIDTNICIYIMNNHPPEIIQKCREIGVGNIGISSITTSELQYGANKSKQVKKNLKRLEEFLNPFAIIPYDEMAFLAYGVIRADLEMKGNIIGPLDMLIAAHALSQNLILVTNNFKEFKRVKALKVENWVDRQ
- a CDS encoding MBL fold metallo-hydrolase; amino-acid sequence: MTQDITISILCEDQAKMGFLDKKFLGQHGFSVFIEAEKRILFDTGASDVFMHNASLLDIDPGTADWIVLSHGHWDHTDGLGALATREKKSLLAHPGIFVDRRKASGAYNGMAFTRQELDRRFNLILSKEPYRIDDNTYFLGEIPRLNDFEARQTPFFHMEGEQRHEDFLMDDSALAIETGKGLVIVTGCSHAGICNIVEHARHVTGQHHVHAVLGGFHLLGDSTQLRKTIDYFKENTVDHLYPMHCTALPALAEFHNAFGIEKLCAGDTLSFDW
- a CDS encoding amino acid ABC transporter permease; its protein translation is MDLAVIIDNAAFMAAGLVVTVQLALIALCGGLLLGLLLAAGRLSRVAWFYYPASLYVHFMRGLPLILVIFWIYFLFPVLTGNKLNAFWAAAVSFIVYEASYFAEIVRAGIQSIPDGQAQAALSSGLTTWQSARYVILPQALRNMVPSLVTQAVIIFQDTSLAYVIGLRDFLRRVNLVDAREARSVELYLFAGLVYLIVCSAGTLLSHRLEKRRQHAV
- a CDS encoding amino acid ABC transporter permease, whose amino-acid sequence is MEYTFDWTVLWRAPYGRMFLDGTLTTLKLSAMAWVIAVAMGLLVALLRVSRSPWLRFVGFAYVQLFRNTPLLVQLFFWYYAAPLLLPGPAQTWLYDNVPDYSFWAGTAALGIYTASRVAEQFRSGLAAIPRDQYQAAYSTGLNTYQTYRYVILPYACRIILPPFTTEFLTCFKNSALTMTIGVMEITHTAYYIDSFTWHGLETTTGASLVYLAIAICVAFFMALVEKQTAIPGMIVREQ